One segment of Neobacillus endophyticus DNA contains the following:
- a CDS encoding autorepressor SdpR family transcription factor gives MNEVFKALADPTRRKILDLLKERDLTAGEIADHFEMSKPSISNHLKILKSAGLVLDDKQGQFVLYSLNSTILQDVIKWLLDKKGNGDE, from the coding sequence ATGAACGAAGTATTTAAGGCGTTAGCAGATCCGACTCGCAGGAAAATCCTCGATTTGTTAAAAGAGCGTGATTTAACAGCCGGTGAAATTGCTGATCATTTTGAGATGAGCAAACCGTCCATTAGCAACCATTTAAAAATACTGAAATCTGCCGGATTGGTTCTTGATGATAAACAGGGGCAGTTTGTCCTGTATTCGTTAAACTCGACTATCTTGCAGGATGTAATTAAGTGGTTATTAGACAAAAAAGGGAACGGAGATGAATAA